From Micromonospora echinaurantiaca:
CGCGGTGGCCGGTCACCTGGCGACGTTCCTGCTCGCGGCCCGTACCGCCGGTTCCACCGCGCCGCTGACCCTGCTGGCGCCGCTGACCCTGCTCGCCCTGCTGGCGATGGGGGTGCCCGCCAACGTCGCCGGATTCGGGCCACGCGAGGGCGTGGCCGCGTGGGCGTTCGGCGCTGCCGGCCTGACCGCCGCCGAGGGGGTTGCCACCGCGACGGTGTACGGGGCCCTCGTGCTGGTCGCGAGCCTGCCCGGCGCCGCCGTGCTGGTGGCCCGCCGTGTCCGCGTACCCGCCGGCACCGTCTGATGAGGAGTTCCATGTCCGAACCACTGCCACCCGCCACCGTCCGGACCCAGGTCACCGTCCCGCTGCGGTTCCCCGACGGGTACGCCACGGACGCCCGGGTGTTCACCTTCGACGGTCTGGCCGACGGCCGGGAGCACCTGGCGTTCGGGTTGGGGGACTGGCCGGGGGCCCGCGACCGGAGTGCCGCCGGCGGCGCCCCGCCGCTGGTCCGCCCGCACAGCGAGTGCCTGACCGGCGACGTCTTCGGCAGCCAGCGCTGCGACTGCGGCCCGCAGCTGCGGGAGGCGGCCGAGCGGATCAGCGACCGGGGTGGCTTCCTGCTCTACCTGCGCCAGGAGGGCCGGGGCATCGGCCTGTACGCGAAGCTCGACGCGTACGCCCTGCAGGATGCCGGGCTGGACACCTACGAGGCGAACGAGGCGCTCGGCCACCGGCCGGACGAGCGGGACTACACGGTGGCCGCGCAGATGCTGGCCGCCCTGGGCGTGCCCCGGATCGCGCTGCTGAGCAACAACCCGGACAAGGCCGCGCAGCTGCGCCGGCACGGCGTGACGGTCACCGGGCGGGTCGGCACCGGGGTGTACCTCTCCCCGGCCAACGCCGGCTACCTGGCGACCAAGGCCAGCCGCGGCGCGCACGCCCTCGACCTTCCGCTGGTCCGTGACTGAGCGCCCGTACGTCGTGCTCAGCTGCGCGACGTCGATCGACGGCTACCTCGACGACGCCAGCGAGCAGCGGCTGCTGCTGTCCAACGCGGCGGACCTGGACCGGATCGACGGGGTCCGGGCCGGCTGCGACGCCATCCTGGTCGGCGCCGGGACGGTCCGGCGCGACGACCCGCGGCTGCTGGTGCGCTCGGCGCAACGCCGGGCCGCCCGAGCCGACCGTGGCCTGCCCGCCTCGCCGACCCGGGTCACCCTGACCGCGTCCGGTGACCTCGACCCGGCCGGCCGGTTCTTCACCGTCGGCGAGACCGACCGGATCGTCTACTGTGCCACGGCTGCGGTGGAGAAGACCCGGGACCGGCTCGGCGCGCTGGCCGAGGTGGTGGACGCGGGCGAGCCGGTCGACCCGGCGTGGGTGCTGGCCGACCTGGGCGGCCGGGGCGTACGCCGGCTGATGGTGGAGGGCGGCGCGAACGTGCACCGGCAGTTCCTCGCCGCCGGGCTCGCCGACGAGCTGCACCTGGTGGTCGCGCCGTTCTTCGTCGGCGACTGCCGGGCGCCCCGGTTCGTCGGCGACGGCCGGTTCCCGTGGCACCCCGGCCGGCGGGCCCGGGTCGCCGAGGTACGCCAGATCGGCGACGTGGTGCTGGTGCGCTACGCCCTGTCGGACCGCTGCGTCGAGGGCTGACCGGTCGGTCGCGGTTGACGACGCTGCCGCCCGGCGGTGAAGGTGGCGGGAACCGGCGACGCGGAAGCCCGGCGCGTGCCGCAGCCACCACCACGAGGGGGTCCAGTGCGGCTGAGTGTCATCCTGCCCTACGCCGGCGACGTCCGGGCCACCGCCGAGCGGGCGGTCGCCTGGGAGCAGGCCGGCGTCGACGTGCTCTGGGTGCCCGAGGCGTACGGCTTCGACGCGGTCACCGTGCTGGGTTTCCTGGCGGCCCGGACCCGGCGGGTCGGCCTCGGGTCGGCGATCCTGCCGATCTACACCCGCACCCCGGCCCTGCTCGCGCAGACCGCCGCCGGGCTGGACGCGCTCTCCGGCGGCCGGGCGCTGCTCGGCATCGGCGCCTCCGGACCGCAGGTGGTGGAGGGCTGGCACGGGGTCGCCTACGACCACCCGGTGGGGCGTACCCGGGAGGTGGTCGAGCTGTGCCGGCGGGCGTGGCGCCGGGAGACGCTGCGTTCCGAGGGCCACTACCGGCTGCCGCTCCCGCCGGAGCGGGGCACCGGGCTGGGCCGGCCGCTGAAGATGCTGACCCGCCCGGTGCGGGAGCGGATCCCGATCTACGTGGCGTCGCTCGGCCCGGCCAACGTCCGGATGACCGCGGAGGTCGCCGACGGCTGGCTGCCGGCGCTGTTCCTGCCCGAGAAGGCGGCGCAGGTGTGGGGGGAGGCGTTGGCCGCCGGCGCGGCGAAGCGCTCGGGCGAGCTGGGCCCGCTGGAGGTGGTCGGCGGCGGCCCGTTCGCCATCGGGTCGGACCTGGCCGCGGCGCGCGAGCACGCCCGCCGCTGGATCGCCCTCTACGTCGGCGGGATGGGCGCCCGCGGCCGCAACTTCTACCACGACCTGGTGGCCCGGTACGGCTACCCGGCCGAGGCGGACCGGATCCAGGAGCTGTACCTGGCCGGGCGCAAGGCGGAGGCGGCCGCCGCCGTGCCGGCCGAGCTGCTGGAGGCGGTCTGTCTGATCGGCTCGCCCGGTCACGTCCGCGAGCGGGTGGCCGCATACGCGGCGGCCGGTGTCACCATGCTCCAGCTCGCGCCGGTCGGCCCGGACCCGCTGGGCGAGCTGGCCGCGGTGCGCAAGCTGCTGCCTTAGCGGGTGTTCAAGCGTGGAATTTCGCCGGACGACCGGCGGGGCGACCCGGCGTTACGGTGGGGCACCGTTGCGTGTCCACCGTCCGATTCGGAGAGTCCATGACCACGACACAACCGTTGACCGTCGCCGCCGATCCCACCGGTCCCGGCCGGGACTTCAAGGTGGCGGATCTGTCGCTCGCCGAGTTCGGGCGCAAGGAGATCCGGCTTGCCGAGCACGAGATGCCGGGTCTGATGGCGATTCGTCGTGAGTTCGCCGAGGCGCAGCCGCTGGCTGGCGCTCGGATCACGGGTTCGCTGCACATGACCATCCAGACCGCCGTGCTGATCGAGACGCTGGTCGCTCTCGGTGCGCAGGTGCGGTGGGCGTCGTGCAACATCTTCTCCACCCAGGACCGCGCGGCCGCGGCGATCGTGGTCGGCCCGGACGGCACCCCCGAGGCCCCCGCCGGTGTGCCGGTGTACGCCTGGAAGGGCGAGTCGCTGGAGGAGTACTGGTGGTGCACCGAGCAGGTGTTGACGTGGCCGGATGGTCAGGGTCCGAACATGATCCTCGACGACGGTGGTGACGCCACGCTGCTGGTGCACAAGGGTGCGGAGTACGAGAAGGCCGGTGTGGTGCCGCCGGTGGAGTCGGCGGATTCGGAGGAGTTCGCGGTCATCCTCGGTCTGCTGCACCGCTCCCTGGCCGAGGATGGTCAGCGGTGGACCCGGATCGCCGCTGGGATCAAGGGGGTGACGGAGGAGACCACGACCGGTGTGCACCGGCTGTATGAGATGCACCGGGCGGGCACGTTGCTGTTCCCGGCGATCAACGTCAACGACTCGGTGACGAAGAGCAAGTTCGACAACAAGTACGGGTGTCGGCACTCGCTGATCGACGGCATCAACCGGGCCACCGACGTGCTGATCGGCGGGAAGATGGCCGTGGTGATGGGCTACGGCGATGTGGGTAAGGGCTGCGCGGAGTCGCTGCGGGGTCAGGGTGCCCGGGTGGTGGTGACCGAGGTCGACCCGATCTGTGCTCTGCAGGCGGCGATGGACGGCTACCAGGTGGCCACCCTGGACGACGTGGTGGAGCAGGCGGACATCTTCATCACCGCGACCGGTTGCTATGACGTGATCACCAACGAGCACATGGCGCGGATGAAGCACCAGGCGATCGTGGGTAACATCGGGCACTTCGACAACGAGATCGACATGGCCGGGTTGGCCAAGCGGTCGGACGTGACCCGGGAGAACATCAAGCCGCAGGTCGACCTCTGGCGCTTCGATGACGGGCACGCGATCATCGTGCTGTCCGAGGGGCGGCTGCTGAACCTGGGCAACGCCACTGGTCACCCGAGCTTCGTGATGTCGAACTCGTTCGCCAACCAGACCATCGCCCAGATCGAGCTGTACACCAAGACCGACGAGTACCCGATCGGCGTGTACGTGCTGCCCAAGCACCTCGACGAGAAGGTCGCCCGCCTGCACCTGGACGCCCTCGGCGCCAAACTCACCCAGCTCACCAAGGAACAGGCCGCCTACCTCGGCGTGCCGGTGGAGGGGCCGTACAAGGCCGACTACTACCGCTACTGACCGGCACGAGAAGGGCGGGGCGGCGTCGGCCGCCCCGCCCTATCGGGGTACCCGCGGTCAGTCGGCCGGTTGCACCCGCTCGTACCGGATCGGCAGCGAGGTGAGCCCGCCCAGCGCCCGCGGCGTGCCCGGCGGCTCGGCGGCCAGCTCGGGCGCCACCACCCGGCGCAGGAAGGCCGACAGGGCCAGATTCGCCTGCAGCCGGCCCAGCGTGGCGCCGAGGCAGTAGTGCGGCCCGGCGCCGAAGCTCACGTGCTGCTCGGTGCGGTCCGGGTCGAGTCGGTCGGGGTCGGCGAACCGCTCCGGATCCCGGTTCGCCTGCGCCAGCACGATCACCATGCTGTCGCCGGCGCGTAGCCGCGCCCCGCTCGGCAGGGTGGTGTCCTGCTTGACGTGCCGCCACAGGCACTGCACCAGCGGGGTCAGCCGCAGCAACTCGTCCACCAGGCCGGGCATCTTCTCCGGCTCGGCCCGCATCCGGTCGGCCAACGCCGGCTCGGTGAGCAGGCTGTAGAGCCCGCTGGCGATCAGGCTGCTGGTGGTCTCGTGCCCGGAGACGACCAGCAGCCACAGGCCGTTGACCGCCTCGGCCCGGGTGAGCCGCTGGTCGCCGCCGCGGCTGGCCAGCATGGCGCTGACCACGTCGTCCCCGGGCTCGGCGGCCCGGGCGTCGACCAGCCGCTCCAGGTAGCCGCGCAGCTCACCGGAGACCCGGTCCACCTCGGCCGGGTCCACCGGGTTGGACGGGTCCATCGAGCGGGAGATGAAATGCGACCAGTCCTGCACCCGCTGCCGGTCGTCCTCGTCGGCGATGCCGAACAGCGCGCACAGTACCCGGATCGGGATCGCGTAGGCGTACTCCCGTACCACGTCGCACCCGGTGCCGCCGGCGAGCCGGTCCAGCAGGGCGTCCACCACCTGAGCGGTGGGCTCCGCGGCCCGGGCGGCGTGGGCCGCGAACGCCTGCCCGACCAGCAGCCGGTGCCGGGTGTGCTCGGGCGGATTCAGTTCGATGAACGGAGCGTCGGCGTACCGCTGCTCCTCCTCGGCGCTGACCTCGCCGGCCGCGGCCCGCTGCTGGTACCAGCGGCTGTCCCGCGGGTCGACGCTGACGGCGGGATCGGCCAGCGCGGCCTTGGCGTCGTCGTGGCCCAGGACGATGACCTTCCCGTCCGCGTCCACCACGACCGGGCCCTTGTCCCGCCACTCCCGGTACACCGGGTACGGGTCGGCCTGGTGCTTGACGTACATGTCCTCGATACGGTCGACAATCGCCGGTTGCATGAGCATCCCCTGACCGGTCGGCCTCTGACAGTGGCTGTCGAGGCTATGTCCCGTCGCGGAGCGGGGACAACGCGCTCGGATTGCGCGACCGCGCACCCGGTGCCGCCCGGGCGGCCAGGCCCCTATCCTCGCGTCGTGGCGGTCGGGCGGAGGCGGCGACGATGCGGGTGACCGCCGCGGTGGCACCCGCTCCCGACCACCCGCTGCGCCTGGAGGAGCTGCGCCTCGACGGCCCGGGACCGGGCGAGGTCCTGGTCCGGGTCGTCGCCTCCGGGGTCTGCCGCACCGACGCCGACGCCCGCTCCGGCCGTTCCGCCTTCCCGCTGCCCGGGGTGCTCGGGCACGAGGGCGTCGGCCGGGTGCTCGACGTGGGACCGGGCGTCCGGTCGCCTGCGGTCGGCGAGGCCGTGCTGCTCGGCTGGCCGGCCTGCGGCCGCTGCCGGCACTGCCGGGGCGGCCGGCCACGGTACTGCGCCGACCTGCCCGGGCTGCTCTTCGGCGGGCGCCGCCCGGACGGGGGCGCGGTGTTCCGCCGCGCCGACGGCACCCCGGTGGCCGGGCGCTTCTTCGGCCAGTCCTCGTTCGCCAGCCACGCGGTGCTGCCGGCTTCGGCGCTGGTGCCGGTCCGCACCAGCCTGCCGCTGGCCGCGGTCGCCGCGCTGGGCTGCGGGATCAGCGCCGGCGCCGGGGCGGTGCTCTACGCGGCCCGCCCGGAGCCCGGCGCGTCGGTGGCGGTGTTCGGCGTCGGCGCGGTGGGGCTGGCCGCCGTGATGGCCGCCCGGTGCACGGCGGCCACCACCATCGTGGCCGTCGACCGCGATCCCGCCCGGCTGGCCCTGGCCCGCCGGTACGGCGCCACGCACACCGTCGACGTGACCGGGGTCCGCAACGTGGCCCGGGCCGTCCGGGAGCGCTGCGACGGGCCGGCCGACGTCACGGTGGAATGCACCGGGGATCCCCGGGTGGTCCGGCAGGCTGTCGACGCGACCGGCATGCCGGGGACGTGCTGCCTGGTCGGGGCCGCCCGGCCGGGCGAGACGTTCGCCGTGGACCAGCAGACCATGCTGCGCGGCAAGCGGATCCAGGGCTCGCTGGGCGGCGACGGGCGCCCCGAGGAGCTGGTGCCGGCGCTGCTGCGGCTGGCCGAGCAGAGCCGGTTCCCCTTCCCCGAACTGGTCGCCTTCCGGCCGTCCGACGATCCGGAGGCGGCGCTCACCGATCTGCTCGCCGGTGCCGTGGTCAAGCCGGTGCTCGTGCTGGAACCGGCCGCGTTGACGGCGCGGACCGACGGATGTGAGGGTTCCGGACGATCGCGCTGAACGGTGCGTGCCCGTTCGCTCACCCGGGGGGCGCCATGTCTCTGCAGCTCTACTGGTTCATCCCCGCCCACGGCGACGGTCGGGAGGTGGCGAAGCCGCGCGCCGGCGGGCCACCCGGCGTGGCCACGCTCCGCCGGGACCCCGACATCGACTACCTGGCCCAGGTGGCCGGCGCCGTCGACCGGCTGGGCTTCGCCGGCGCGCTGGTGCCGTTCGGGATCTTCTGCGAGGACCCGTGGCTGGTGGCGGCGGCGCTGAGCCAGCGCACCGACCGGCTGCGCTTCATGGTCGCGTTCCGCCCCGGGCTGCTCTCGCCGACCCTGGCCGCCCAGATGTCGGCCACCTGCCAGCGGATCTCCGGCGGCCGCCTGCTGCTCAACGTGGTGGTCGGCGGCGACCCGGAGGAGCAGCACCGTTACGGCGACTGGCTGGCCCACGACCAGCGGTACGTGCGGGCCGACGAGTTCCTCGCCGTGCTGCGCGGCGCCTGGTCGGGGCCGGTGGACCTGGACGGGGAGCACTACCGGGTGGCCGGTGCGACGGTGATGCGCCGGCCGGACCCGCCGCCGATCTTCCTCGGCGGCTCCTCCGCCGCCGCGCAGCGGGTCGCGGCGCGCCGGGCCGACGTCTTCCTCACCTGGGCAGAACTGCCCGCGCAGACCGGCTCGCTGGTGGCCGGGGTGCGGGCGCTGGCCGCCGAGGCCGGGCGGGAGATCGCCTTCGGCACCCGGTTCCACGTGATCAGCCGGGACACCTCGGAGCAGGCCTGGGCGGTGGCGGACGCCATGACGGCCAACCTCGATCCGGCACTGGTGGCCCGGACCCAGGAGCGGTTCCGCCGCAGCGACTCCGAGGGACAGCGCCGGATGGCGGCGCTGCACGGTGGCCGTACCGACCGGCTGGAGATCTACCCGAACGTGTGGGCGGGTTACGGCCTGGTCCGCCAGGGGCCGGGGATCACCCTGGTCGGGTCGCACGAGGAGGTGGCCGACCGGATCGCCGAGTACCACGCCCAGGGGCTGGACCACCTGATCCTGTCCGGACAGCCGCACCTGGAGGAGGCGTACTGGTTCGGTGAGGGGGTGATGCCGGCGCTGCGCCGCCGGGGCCTGCTGGCCGGGCCGGACGGGCCGGACGGCGACCGGCCGGACCCGGCGCCGCCGCACCGCCGGGCCGGGCAGCGCCCGGAGGTGTCCGTCCGGTGAGTCCGCAGCTGACCCGGGCCGCCGCCGTCACCGGCAGCCTCGCCGACCCGGCCACCTATCTGGACGGTCCGCCGTTCGCCGAGTTCGCCCGCCGCCGCCGGGAGGCGCCGGTCAGTTGGGTGGCCGAGGTGCCGCTGCGGCGGCACTCGGCCCGGGGCACGGTGGTGCAGCGGGTCGGCGGCTACTGGGCGGTCACCGGGCACGTGGCGGTGGTCGCCGCGTCGCGCCGCCCGGAGGTCTTCTCCTCCGCCGAGCGCGGCGCGTTCCTCGCCGATCCGACCTCCCGGGCCGACCTGGAGCGCTCCCGGCAGCTGCTGGTCGGGATGGATCCGCCCGCGCACACCCGGTTGCGCCGGGTGGTCACCGCCGCCTTCACCGCCCCGGTGGTACGCGGCATGCGCGCGGCCATCGCCGAGCACGCCCGGCAGATCGTCCGGCGGGCCACCGCCGGCCAGCCGGTGGACGCGGTCGCCGAGGTCGCCGCCGAGCTGCCGCTGCTGGTCCTCGCCGACCTGCTCGGCATCCCCCGCGAGGACCGCGGGCTCTTCCTGCGCTGGAGCAACAATCTGGTCGGCTTCGACGACCCGGCCTTCGGCGGCGGGGACGTGGAGGTGTTCAAGCAGACCTTCGTCGAGGCGTTCGGGTACGCCCTCACCGCGGCGAAGGCCCGCCGGCGCGACCCCGGTGACGACCTGGTGAGCCGGCTGGTGACCGCCGAGGTGGACGGCCGCCGGCTCACCGAGAGCGAGTACTGCCACCTGTGGCTGCTGCTGGTGGTGGCCGGCAACGAGACCACCCGGCACCTGATCTCCGGCGGCCTCGACCTGCTGGCCGACCGTCCCGACCTGGCCGATCGGCTCGCCCGCCAACCCGACCTGGTGCCGACCGCGGTGGACGAGATGCTGCGCTGGACGACGCCGATCATGCAGTTCCGCCGGACCGCGGTGGTCGACACCGAGCTGGCCGGGCAACGGATCCGGGCCGGGGACAAGGTGGTGCTGTACTACATCTCCGCCAACCGGGACGAGTCGGTCTTCGACCGACCGGAAACCTTCCTGTTGGATCGCAGTCCCAACCCGCACATCGCGTTCGGCGTCGGGCCGCACTTCTGCCTCGGCTCGCACCTGGCCCGGGTGGAGGCCGCCGTGCTCTTCGAGGAGCTGGCGCCGCACCTGCGCCGGCTGCGCCGCACCGGCCCGGCGGTCCGGTTGGAGTCGAACTTCATGAACGGCCTGAAGCAGCTGCCGGTCACCTTCGCCGCCGGCTGACTGGCGCGTCTCCTCAGTTGCACACCACCCGAACCGGGATCCGGTCGTAGCCCCGGAAGCCCAGTCCGGTGCGGCGGTGCGCGGGGCCGGTGGCCTCGAACCGGCGCAGCCGGGTGGCGAGGTGACCGAAGACCGCCGCGCCCTCGACCCGGGCCAGGGTGGCGCCCAGGCAGTGGTGCGGCCCGGAGCTGAAGGCCAGGTGCGGGTTGGGGGAGCGGGCCAGGTCGATCCGGTCCGGCTCGGGGAACCGCCGCTCGTCGCGGTTGGCGGAGGCGAGCAGCAGCACCACCACCCGGCGGGCCCGGATCACCCGGTCGCCGACGGTGACCGGCTCGCGGACCACCCGGGACGTGGCGTGGATCGGGCAGTCCCAGCGGAGGAACTCCTCCACCGCGCCGGGCGCGAGGCCCAGGTCCCGGCGCAACCGGTCCAGCAGCTCCGGGCGGTGCAGCAGCAGCGCGCCGCCGGTGGAGAGCAGGTTGGTGGTGGTCTCGAAGCCGGCGAAGAACAGGAAGATGACGTTGTCGACCAGCTCCGCCCGGCTGATCGTGCCGGTCGCCTCGGCGTCGCGGAGCAGGTGCGACAGCATGTCGTCGCCGTCCCGGCCGGCCCGCTCGCGCAGCAGCCCGCCGACGTAGCCGCGCAGCCAGCCGACCGCCCGGACGGCGTCCGCCCGCTCCTGCTCGGTGGGAGCGCCGGAGCCGAACATCCGCCCCAGCGCGACGGCGTGCGGCTGCGCCTCCGCCCGGTCGGCCACCGGGATGCCGAGCAGTTCGGCCGCCACCGTGACCGGCAGCGGGTAGGCCAGGTCGGCGACCAGGTCGGCCGCCGGCGCGTCGGCCATCGCCGCGAACAGCTCCCCGACCAGCTCGACGATCCGTGGCCGCAGCGCCGCCACGGTACGCGGATTGACCGTCCGGGCCATCGCCCGGCGCAGCGTCGAGTGCTGCGGCGGGTCCCGGTTGAGCACGGTGGCCCGGAAGAAGTCGGTCAGCTCGTCGGGCTCGCCGGAGAGCCGGTAGACCAGGTCGGGGAACTCGTGACTGAGCCGCGGGTCGGTCAGCAGGGCGGTGACGTCGGCGTGCCGGGTGACCGCCCAGGCGCCCGGCCCGGCCGGCACCACCCGGCCGGCGGCGCGCAGCTCGGCGTAGTGCGGGTACGGGTCGGCGAGCCCGGCGACCTCGGCCTCGTCGTAGCGCAGCACTGTCACACCCGGGTCAGGCTGAGCGGCTCCGTGGGCCGGGCGGCCGCCGCCCGGGCCAGGGTGAGGTAGTCCGCCAGGAACTCCTCCGCCCAGGCCGGCTGGAACCGGTCGGTGGTGTAGAAGAGCATCGCCTGGCAGGCGCCGCTGTGCTGCGGGATCAGCCCCAGCTCCAGGCCGAACCGGCTGCCCAGCGAGTCCGGGGTGTACAGCTCGAACTCCACGCCGCGGGCCTGCACCTTGGTGCCCGGCGGCGGGGTGAGCAGCATCTGGAACACCACGTCGTCGACCCGGCCGGAGGTGTTCTGCAGGTTCAGCGGCAGCATCTGGTACGGGATGCCCTCGTGCAGGAAGCCGTCGATGACGGTGCCCCGGACCCGGCGGACCACCTCGACGAACGGAACGTCCGGATCGACCTGGTTGCGCAGCACCACCATGTTCGCGAAGAAGCCGACGGTGGTCTGGACGCCCTTGACCGACCGGTTCGCGAACAGCGACGCCACGGAGATGTCGGTCTGCCCGGTGCGCTGGGCCAACAGCAGGTAGTACAGCGAGAGCATCACCGCGAACGGGGTGGTCCGCTCGCCCCGGGCGACCGCCTTGAGCCGGTTGAACACGCCGGCGTCGATGGTGGCGACCTCGATCCCGGTGGGCCGGCCGCCGTCGGTGGCCGGCACCGCCGGCGGCAGTTCGACCAGCTTCATGCCGCGCAGCTGCCGGATCCAGTAGTCCTGGTGCACCTTCAGCGCCCCGGTGGTCAGCTGCTCGTGCTGCCACCGGGCGAAGTCCGGGTACTGCCACTGCACCGGGGGCAGCCCCGGGTCGCCGTCCGGCCCGGCGTCCAGGAACCGGATCAGGTCCTGCAGCACGATGCCGCACGACCAGGCGTCCGAGACCAGGTGGTGCATGTTGAGGCAGAGCATGTGCTCGTCCGGTCCGAGCCGCCAGAGGGTGACCCGCAGCGGGTGCCGACCGACGTCGACCGGCGTGTGCAGCTCCCGCTCGACGGCCTCGGCGACCACCGCGTCGAGCCGGTCCGGCTCGGCGGCCAGCGGCACCACCTCGAACGGCGGTGGCAGGTCGTCGTGGATGTGCTGGACGAGCTCCCGGCCGCGGCGTACCAGCGTGGTCCGCAGCGCCTCGTGCCGACGGGTCAGCCGGCCCAGGGCGACCTGGAGCTCGGTGACGTCGAGCGGGCCGTGCAGCTTGCACACGACGGGGCAGTTCAGCGACGCGGTGTCCGGGCGGTAGTGCTCCAGGAACCACAGTAGACGTTGACCGATGGATGCCGGCGCCTCCCGATGAGCCATGGGCAGCAACATAGTGGGCCACCGGGTCGCTGGCGAGAAAAGTCATCGGCCGAAAATGTGACTGTTCGTCATCGTCAGATAACCAACAGATGTCGATGTCGAACGTGCTGCCGATTGCGCGGGCGGCTTCCCGTTCATAGCTTTGTGTCCGCGCTCCGTGACGGGATGTTGCGGTTGGGGGCTGAGCAGCAACCTGTCCATTTCGGAGCGCATTGTGCCAATTGGCGGATCGAATTGGTCGAACGGACCGGACAAAGCGCAGGCGAAGTTGCATTGCAGACAACTCGGGGGAGTGCCTTGTCGATGCCCGCACACCAGCTCATGCCCACCTCGTCCGCGGCGACGGAGGCCAAGCGACCCATGCAGCCGCCACGGATCCCGAAGCCGTCTCCATCGCCCGAGAACCACCCCGTCACCATGCTGCCGATCAGCAAGCTGCTGCCGGCGGACTCGCCCCGGCTCTCCGGGGAGGACGTGCAGCACGTCCGGATGCTCGCCGACTCCGACGCCGACCTGCCGCCGATCCTGGTGCACCGGCAGACGTTGCGGGTCATCGACGGTATGCACCGGCTGCGGGCGGCCGTGCTGCGCGGCCAGGAGGAGATCGCCTGCCGGCTCTTCGAGGGCGGTGAGGACGCCGCCTTCGTGATCGCCGTCGAGACCAACATCGCCCACGGGCTGCCGCTCTCGCTGGCCGACCGGGAGGCGGCCGCGGCCCGCATCCTCCGGTCCCACCCACAGTGGTCGGACCGGGCGATCGCCGCCGTGACCGGCCTCTCCGCCAAGACCGTCGGCGTCATCCGGCGGGGAGCAACTGTGGACCAGCCGCAGTTGCACAGCCGGATCGGCCGGGACGGCCGGGTCCGCCCGGTCAACGGCGCGGACGGCCGCCGCCGCGCCGGGGAGCTGTTCGCGCTGCGTCCCGACGCCTCGCTGCGCGAGGTGGCCCGGCGCGCCGGGATCTCGCCCGGCACCGCCCGGGACGTGCGGGAACGGATCCGCCGCGGCGAGGACCCGATCCCGCCCCGCCAGCGCGGCAACCGGCCCCGGCCGGAGCCGCCGAGCCCGGAGCGGGAGCTGCGCCGGCTGATGAGCGTACGG
This genomic window contains:
- a CDS encoding ParB/RepB/Spo0J family partition protein, which translates into the protein MLPISKLLPADSPRLSGEDVQHVRMLADSDADLPPILVHRQTLRVIDGMHRLRAAVLRGQEEIACRLFEGGEDAAFVIAVETNIAHGLPLSLADREAAAARILRSHPQWSDRAIAAVTGLSAKTVGVIRRGATVDQPQLHSRIGRDGRVRPVNGADGRRRAGELFALRPDASLREVARRAGISPGTARDVRERIRRGEDPIPPRQRGNRPRPEPPSPERELRRLMSVRGGPLRDRETILRNLRRDPSVRFTDSGRSLLRWLDARATSPDGWETVVHSIAPHCAYAIADLACAIAEEWVAVAEHLRQRAENSA
- a CDS encoding condensation domain-containing protein, whose translation is MAHREAPASIGQRLLWFLEHYRPDTASLNCPVVCKLHGPLDVTELQVALGRLTRRHEALRTTLVRRGRELVQHIHDDLPPPFEVVPLAAEPDRLDAVVAEAVERELHTPVDVGRHPLRVTLWRLGPDEHMLCLNMHHLVSDAWSCGIVLQDLIRFLDAGPDGDPGLPPVQWQYPDFARWQHEQLTTGALKVHQDYWIRQLRGMKLVELPPAVPATDGGRPTGIEVATIDAGVFNRLKAVARGERTTPFAVMLSLYYLLLAQRTGQTDISVASLFANRSVKGVQTTVGFFANMVVLRNQVDPDVPFVEVVRRVRGTVIDGFLHEGIPYQMLPLNLQNTSGRVDDVVFQMLLTPPPGTKVQARGVEFELYTPDSLGSRFGLELGLIPQHSGACQAMLFYTTDRFQPAWAEEFLADYLTLARAAAARPTEPLSLTRV
- a CDS encoding cytochrome P450, with amino-acid sequence MSPQLTRAAAVTGSLADPATYLDGPPFAEFARRRREAPVSWVAEVPLRRHSARGTVVQRVGGYWAVTGHVAVVAASRRPEVFSSAERGAFLADPTSRADLERSRQLLVGMDPPAHTRLRRVVTAAFTAPVVRGMRAAIAEHARQIVRRATAGQPVDAVAEVAAELPLLVLADLLGIPREDRGLFLRWSNNLVGFDDPAFGGGDVEVFKQTFVEAFGYALTAAKARRRDPGDDLVSRLVTAEVDGRRLTESEYCHLWLLLVVAGNETTRHLISGGLDLLADRPDLADRLARQPDLVPTAVDEMLRWTTPIMQFRRTAVVDTELAGQRIRAGDKVVLYYISANRDESVFDRPETFLLDRSPNPHIAFGVGPHFCLGSHLARVEAAVLFEELAPHLRRLRRTGPAVRLESNFMNGLKQLPVTFAAG
- a CDS encoding cytochrome P450, encoding MTVLRYDEAEVAGLADPYPHYAELRAAGRVVPAGPGAWAVTRHADVTALLTDPRLSHEFPDLVYRLSGEPDELTDFFRATVLNRDPPQHSTLRRAMARTVNPRTVAALRPRIVELVGELFAAMADAPAADLVADLAYPLPVTVAAELLGIPVADRAEAQPHAVALGRMFGSGAPTEQERADAVRAVGWLRGYVGGLLRERAGRDGDDMLSHLLRDAEATGTISRAELVDNVIFLFFAGFETTTNLLSTGGALLLHRPELLDRLRRDLGLAPGAVEEFLRWDCPIHATSRVVREPVTVGDRVIRARRVVVLLLASANRDERRFPEPDRIDLARSPNPHLAFSSGPHHCLGATLARVEGAAVFGHLATRLRRFEATGPAHRRTGLGFRGYDRIPVRVVCN